GTGAATTCCATTTCTCTGGGGGGAGGGATAAATCCCGGCGTGGTGGTCCCTGCCCAGCCTAAGGGAGGCAGTGgggtcttcctttctgttttgttaggGTCTTCAAGAAGTCGAGCCCTAACTGCAAGGTGAGTCTCCCTCGATGCTTACTTACCCTTTGATCCTCCCTGGGCCCTATCAGAGCCCAGCCTACCCCTAGATGATCCCCAACCCTTAGCTCCCCACTTCCTGTGACAGCTAAAAGCAGACTTCCTTCCCTCCTTAAGCCCCTTGCCACAGTCTGAAGAAGCCACAGGGCTGGGTGGAGACTGGGCTTGGTTCCTAAGCTAGCTTGTAACTCTCTTAGGAACCAACGCAAGATGCCTGGGCTAGGAAAAGTTAATAGTTCCCCAGGCAGTGGCCCGTTTATCTCAGAGCCTGTTGTGGGGACAGCTGCTAACTGCCTGGTCTGACTGAGTGTTCCCTGAAGACATgggaacacatatatacacatttacatatatacacatttacctACCCTTGGTTGGTGGGCACAGGTATGGAAAGTGACCAATGGGGGCAGGTAAAAGCTTAAACAAAAGTTTTACTGAGTAGTCTAGAAAACCCTACCACTCTTACCATCTGATAATACTGGGAGAAATTCCTTCCTGATAACCCAGCCAAGAGGAGCCCAGGACAGGGTAGACATCTTTGAGAACTCTGGTGGCTTGCCACCATCCTCCCCAATTTTCCCTGTGACCCTTGACATCCTCAGCTCACCGTGTACTTGGGCAAGCGTGACTTTGTGGATCACTTGGACAAAGTGGATCCTGTCGGTAAGTTTGCCTAGAAGGGGCTAGCACAATCCTCCAAGAGGGGAGGTGGGGCCTGAGTCTGGGAATGGCCCCCTTCAGAAAATGAATGCGTCTCCCTTTCCTAGATGGTGTGGTGCTTGTGGATCCTGACTACTTGAAGGACCGGAAAGGTATTGCACCCATgctggaggggagaagaagacaTTAGATGGGCTGGCATTGgtaacagagaaaaggaaggatgaaTTAGAAGCTGGGGGCAGGATTCTGGGAAGTCTGTTATTCCGAGGAAGGATGTAGGTACCATGAAGAAAGGGGGTTACTCCTAATCACCCCAACTTACTCTTACTTTTCAGTGTTTGTGACCCTCACCTGTGCCTTCCGCTATGGCCGAGAAGACCTGGATGTACTGGGCCTGTCTTTCCGCAAAGATCTGTTCATCGCCACATACCAGGCCTTCCCCCCCATGCCCAACCCACCTCGGCCCCCCACCCGCCTACAGGACCGACTGCTGAAGAAGTTGGGCCAGCATGCCCACCCCTTTTTTTTCACGGTGAGGAAGCTATTTCCTGCAGGGCATGGGGTCTGGGGTTGACATGGGACGAAACGCCGGTTACCAGTTGAAACACCTCCTTTTCTCTGCCACAGATACCCCAGAATTTGCCTTGCTCTGTCACACTGCAGCCAGGACCGGAGGACACAGGGAAGGTACAGAAGGGACAACTCAACAGTATGTGAACAGAACCCGGCTCAGCAGATGCACAAGACGCAGCCGAGCGGGAGGGTGAAGTGTAGTGGGCTCCTGAGGACGGGAGGTATCCCCATGGacgtgtgtgcatggtgtggtcACCAGATCTGTTCTCTGACCCGCATGTACCTTGCTGGGTATAGTGGCTCCTCCGTGCACTGCCATGAGCCAGCCTCTGCCAGCTGCTAAGCTAGAGAGAGACAGTGGGGCAAGAGAGTccctctgtttccatgatgagaCAAAAATCCACACCAAGAGGAACTAAgcggggaggaaggagggggtgtGTTGGATGCGGTACCAGGAGACTTGGGTAAGCGGtagcctttcctcctcttcccaaggCCTGTGGAGTAGACTTTGAGATTCGAGCCTTCTGTGCCAAATCTATAGAAGAAAAAAGCCACAAAAGGTAAGAacaactctctttctctctggtttaACCACTTCCACCCAGCCTCGAGGTATCCTGGTGGGGGGTAGGAATCCGAATTGGCCTGTGCTATCTTGAACCTAAgtctttcccctcctccaaccCCTGACTCAGGAACTCCGTGCGGCTTATCATCAGAAAGGTACAGTTTGCTCCTGAGACACCCGGCCCCCAGCCATCAGCTGAAACCACACGCCACTTCCTCATGTCTGACCGGAGGTCCCTGCACCTAGAGGCTTCCCTGGACAAAGAGGTAGGGTGTGAGAGAGTGACAAAGATGTCACAAAGCAGGCCAGACtcttgttgggggggaggggtgaaaCCACAGGCAAGATGGTGGTTTAGgaaggttttttcttttaataaggcAGTTGCCTCACTTGGGTAGAGGTGCTATGGGCTGGATTGGAGATGGGGCAGGCCAAGGGAACGGGGTCAGTGAAAACCAGCTACAAGCTATGCAATCCCCTCCCTTCAAAAGCTGTACTACCATGGGGAACCCCTCAATGTCAACGTCCATGTCACCAACAATTCTGCCAAGACCGTCAAGAAGATCAGAGTGTCTGGTAGGAGGCGGGAGTGGACAttgggatgggggaaggaagtCCCTACTTATAAGGGTTTCTGCTGCCCTTAAGTCAGCCTAGGCCCATAACCCAGTGTGGGAAACCTACCAGGCCATAAAGAATTTAGTCTGTTCCAGAATAATATACAGCCCTAGTGTTTAATATAGGAGGTCTGTTGGCCAGGGGTGGAAGGGGGCACGGGGCTGCCCCCAGGGGGATTTCCACCATGGGGTTGGGAATTGTGGTACAGTAACTGTCTATACTTCACCACCAAAGCCACTTGGTCCCCTACCCCACAGTGAGACAGTATGCCGACATTTGCCTCTTCAGCACCGCGCAGTACAAGTGCCCTGTGGCTCAGCTTGAACAAGAGTGAGTAAGGGTCAAGGGTGGGACCCAAGCTTCCTGGAGAACAAGAGAAGGCAGGATTCTAAGGGTGTCTCTCTCTAGCCAGGGGGCACCAAGCTGTTGACTATCTCCCAACAGGTTGAACCAGAACCTACCCTCTCATAATCTGTGCCCTAATGGACAGTGAGGGAGGAGAGACTGCCTGAGGGTGGTAAGATGAGCCTCCCCTAGCCCAGTCTCTCCAACAATCTTGTTCCCAACCCCCAGTGACCAGGTGTCTCCCAGTTCCACATTCTGCAAGGTGTACACCATAACCCCGCTGCTCAGTGACAACCGAGAGAAGCGTGGCCTTGCCCTGGATGGGCAGCTCAAGCACGAAGACACCAACCTGGCTTCCAGCACCATgtgagggggggaagggggggtggggaggggggaggggccaGGGGACGGGCTTCCGTTCAAAGCAGGCCTAGTGCCAGGCTTTGTCCTGGGTGCCAGGAAGGTATCGGtgaacagaaatgacagaaacttCTCACATTCTAagggagggaagacagacaaTCAGATAAGTGGTAAACTAGATAGCATGTTAGGAACAAGTGTTAAGTAGAACAGTATAAAGTATGAAAGATAGAGTATAGCAGATAGTGTATAGAAAGGGGCGGGCTGTGTTGATTTTAAATAGACTGGCCAGGGAGGGTGAACACTGAAGGACCCAGAGGAAGGAGGCGTTGTGGATGGCTCTAGGCAGAGAGACTTCCAAGCTTAAGGACAGTTGGGATGGTCCCCAGTGTGCATGAGGAATTGTGATGTTCACTATGACCTTGGGCACGTGTAGCCCTAGAAAGGCCAGAGCTTCACCTGGTGTTGCCTCTGCACCGGGTACGTATGTCACTAGCACACAGGCCCACATGGTgagaagagacacaaagagaaataaataaagggaGCTGTGCCATAGATCAAAGCACCCCTGTGAGCCCCGATGATGAGGCCCCAGGAGGTTCTGCATGGAGGAATGCCATGAGCCTGTATTGCTATGGCTGCATAGCTGGCGCCTCAGGAGCCCTGGATCCCTGacctcagcttccttcctcccaaATGCAGTGTGAAGGAGGGAGCCAACAAGGAGGTGCTGGGAATCCTAGTATCCTACAGGGTCAAGGTGAAGCTGGTGGTGTCTCGAGGCGGGTGAGTACAGTAGTGGGGGCTGGGCAGGATCACGGGGTTCTCTGGATCCATGGGTTGTGGTAATTGTCCTCTTCAtgcagcccctctccctccccagggaTGTCTCTGTGGAGCTACCTTTCGTCCTAATGCACCCCAAGCCCCACGACCACATCACCCTTCCCCGACCCCAGTCAGGTGAGTACTGACCACACCCTGAGCCCCACAAAGATTAGCTGAAGCAGGGTCAGTGGGGAAGTGATGGTCCTAGCACCCCTCTACCTATCCCCTCTTTGCCCTTCAGTCCCCCGGGAAATAGACATCCCTGTGGATACCAACCTCATCGAATTCGATACCAAGTAAGAAACACCCCTTACCTTCTTTGTTGACCCTCTAGGATAGAGATTCCCATGCCATTCAGATCCACCCTCCTACCTGATGGGTTGCTTCCTTCTGGTGGGAGGAGTGGTAGAACTATCCAGTAAGATGGCCCAGCTTGTAGAGGCTGTGGCTACTGCCCTAGGTCCCTTGTGAACCCCTCTGGTTCTATGACTATAGAAGCTTTTACCTCATCTCCTTCTCACTGTCACCAAGCTATGCCACAGACGACGACATCGTGTTTGAGGACTTTGCGCGGCTTCGGCTGAAGGGGATGAAGGATGACGACTGTGATGACCAGTTCTGCTAGGAAGAGGGGCTGGGAGAGGTAGGGGTGGGCAGGACCGAGGTCCCACTGCCCTTTCGGGTAGGAGGGTCccagcctctcctccttccccgtCCGTCCACCCGAGATACACACTGGACCCATCACTCATTGAAAGTGGGCATTAATCTTTTGACTTCAGCTCTGCCACCCCAGCCCTGCTCCCTAGGGTGGCAAGCTGTGTACACACCTAAAGTTTTGGGAAGGGAACACTGAAAGCAAGGAGTGAATGTAGAGAAAAGGAGTAGAAAGGACACCCACGTTTGGCCTCATACCAACCCGCCCCCAGtctccacttctgcctcccaatccTTGAAGATGAGATTTCAGGGGAGGGACCAGCAAGGCCATATCTTTGTTTCTGAGTATAGGgaagaaataaaccttttaatAGGCATGAACGTGTATGTGTTTTCTCAGTGGAGTTTAAAGGGGGTATGGTGTGCCCATTGATGATGCTTTTTTCTACATCTGCAGGGTACCTTACACAGGTTATCAATAAATGTTTACTGGATGACTGTGCTATGCCTGTGTTCCAAGGTAAATATTGAAACTCAGCTTGGTCGGAGCACAGTCGCGATTGAGACCGGTAAAGCCACAAAGTAAACTTAGTCTTTTACAGGGAAAATAATAACTAACTTCCCTGAAGACTCGATGCTCCTGAGCCGGGCAGGGCAGGTTCCTCGACATGACTGTATGTGCCAAAGCCAGGCTGGGGGGAGGAGTTAGCAACCCTCACCAGACATTTCTCATCATCCAGTGCAACTCCTGGAAGTAACctttctgtcttaattagggttgctATTGCAGCGATAaagcaccatgatcaaagcaacatGGGAGTTtcgaaaggatttatttggcttacacttccacatcatagctCACTATTGAAGGAGGTCAGAACAGGAGCTCAAACAgcaggcacctggaggcaggagctgatgcagaggccatggagaagtgttgCTACCTTGttctccatgatctgtccagcctgctttcctatagaacccaggaccacctgcccaggagggacaccatccacaatgggctgggccctctcatatCAGTCACTTAAGAAAAACCCCTGCAGGCCTGCCTATATAGTctgatcttacggaggcattttcgcAATCAAGGCTCCCTCCTCtcgcttgtgtcaagttaacataaaccCAGCCAGCACACCTTTCTAAAGGCCCCATCCTGTGAACAGTCTTGACCTACATCCCTACCGCATGCCAATCATGGTAGAGGGACATACAAGCGTTAACTCATTCCCTAGTTGCACTCCGTGTCCCAGGGAGGATGGGAACTGAGAATGCGTATATGGCGATctaggttggggttggggttggggttggggatggttTCTCTAGAGGAACCTTTAAGCAGAGAACTGAAAACAAGGTAGGGGATGTGCAGGGAAAACCTGGAGCGTGGCAAAGCTACAGTGTGAAGGCCGGAAGGTGCCGTGAATAGACTCAGACCAGGGACTGGAGTAGCCAAGAAGTACGGGAGTTTTCTCTGAGGCAAATGGGGGAAGCTTGCATGGGCCTTGGTCTATGGTAAAGCTTCTGAAATGGTAATTAAATCATCATTTATACACAGGCCAGTAACCCAATGCCAGTGACCACGCTCACCCTATCACAGGCCATGTCCCCTACCCGTGCTGGCTTTGTCACACAAAGGGACTAACTCCTTTTAAGTCTTTACTTCCAGCCTCTCTGACTCCTGTGACCCAGCTCCATGACCTCTCAGGCTTCACCAGAAGACTCAGAGATAAAGATCCAGGATTAGGCCCTTCAGTCTCAGTCAGAAGAGCTAGAGGAAAACCCATGACTATGGGTTGAAGAATGCCTTGTTTTTAAAAGGGGGGTTTATGTTTTCAGTGCTGTTTAGGGAGGTAATCCAAGCacatgggttaaaaaaaaaaaaaaaaaaactgaaccaTATAAGACAATAAACAGTGAAAAGCCAACTCTCTCggtcctcttccccaccccagtttctctttcctaccagccaccaccatcaccaaccagTGCCTTGTTTATTCAGACTGTTCCTCGTACTGAGTCTCACGTACACAGGCCTGTGTGCTCAGTCTCAACCGAAGCACAGAGGGCGGCAAACCATGAGCTCATCTGCGTGTCTTTCAGTTGATACCGTTACCTGCAAGAGCCTTCCTGAAGCTCCGCTTGCGTCCACcccgtgcttttttttttttttttttttttttttactttatttgtttattttatgtatgtgagtccactgtcgctgtcctcagacacaccagaagagggcatcagatc
The genomic region above belongs to Rattus rattus isolate New Zealand chromosome 9, Rrattus_CSIRO_v1, whole genome shotgun sequence and contains:
- the Arrb2 gene encoding beta-arrestin-2 gives rise to the protein MGEKPGTRVFKKSSPNCKLTVYLGKRDFVDHLDKVDPVDGVVLVDPDYLKDRKVFVTLTCAFRYGREDLDVLGLSFRKDLFIATYQAFPPMPNPPRPPTRLQDRLLKKLGQHAHPFFFTIPQNLPCSVTLQPGPEDTGKACGVDFEIRAFCAKSIEEKSHKRNSVRLIIRKVQFAPETPGPQPSAETTRHFLMSDRRSLHLEASLDKELYYHGEPLNVNVHVTNNSAKTVKKIRVSVRQYADICLFSTAQYKCPVAQLEQDDQVSPSSTFCKVYTITPLLSDNREKRGLALDGQLKHEDTNLASSTIVKEGANKEVLGILVSYRVKVKLVVSRGGDVSVELPFVLMHPKPHDHITLPRPQSVPREIDIPVDTNLIEFDTNYATDDDIVFEDFARLRLKGMKDDDCDDQFC